A region from the Cryptosporangium arvum DSM 44712 genome encodes:
- a CDS encoding right-handed parallel beta-helix repeat-containing protein: MRLVLAVVLAAAAVVLTGPGAASAAPGRTFHLSPLGDDAADGLSDATAWRTLARANQERLQAGDQLLLQGGAQFDGQLLLMPEDAGVTIGTYGTGRATIKAGNLEAIKVYDAGGITIRGLDVVGDATTYDAWSGILFYADDKVATRPSGILISDVDVSGFQIGIAFAGAAPGRGFQDVTIADTRVHGNRDEGLLTYGPEFDATNPSYAHRNVRVQRVAAYDNAGNPRNTTTHSGSGIVLGSVDTGVIEESSAYANGASSASSSEGPVGIWAYDSTGVTIQRNLAYRNRTGTTADGGGFDLDQNTSNSTLQYNLSYENDGPGLLVFTARDNTAHRANTVRFNVSVNDVRGNGWYGALTVAGRVADTAIYHNTIVARPGGGSHRPAAVKLMDGLTGVTLRNNLLLSQSGGAALSAPDFTTEQVLLRGNAYFRAGGGATFEWGGAEYRSLADWRKATGEEKYDTGLDVDPKLQDASATPRVTDPARITDVAQFALAGDSPAAGVGENLDLADDTVDYFGAVLADRPVSIGAAQPASVPSPARPAADRGRLWAVAFTLLTLVGLTVLTAVVRRRRRPPPPVAPETIRVPSSRVD, from the coding sequence GTGACGACGCCGCCGACGGCCTCTCCGATGCCACCGCGTGGAGGACGCTCGCCCGGGCCAACCAGGAACGGTTACAGGCCGGCGACCAGCTGCTGCTCCAGGGCGGCGCGCAGTTCGACGGGCAGTTGCTGCTGATGCCCGAGGACGCCGGCGTCACGATCGGCACCTACGGCACCGGCCGGGCCACGATCAAGGCAGGCAACCTCGAGGCGATAAAGGTCTACGACGCCGGCGGCATCACGATCCGCGGCCTGGACGTCGTCGGCGACGCCACCACGTACGACGCGTGGAGCGGCATCCTGTTCTACGCCGACGACAAGGTGGCGACCCGCCCCTCCGGCATCCTGATCAGCGACGTCGACGTCAGCGGCTTCCAGATCGGTATCGCGTTCGCCGGCGCGGCACCCGGCCGAGGCTTCCAGGACGTCACGATCGCCGACACGCGGGTGCACGGCAACCGGGACGAGGGCCTGCTCACCTACGGCCCGGAGTTCGACGCCACGAACCCGTCCTACGCCCACCGGAACGTGCGGGTCCAGCGTGTCGCCGCGTACGACAACGCAGGCAACCCGCGGAACACGACCACGCACAGCGGTAGCGGCATCGTGCTCGGCTCGGTGGACACCGGGGTGATCGAGGAGTCGTCCGCGTACGCCAACGGTGCGTCGAGCGCCTCGTCGAGCGAGGGCCCCGTCGGTATCTGGGCCTACGACTCGACCGGCGTGACGATCCAGCGCAACCTGGCCTACCGCAACCGCACCGGCACCACCGCCGACGGCGGAGGGTTCGACCTCGACCAGAACACGTCGAATTCCACGCTGCAGTACAACCTGTCGTACGAGAACGACGGGCCCGGTCTGCTGGTCTTCACCGCCCGGGACAACACCGCCCACCGCGCGAACACGGTGCGGTTCAACGTCAGCGTGAACGACGTGCGCGGCAACGGCTGGTACGGCGCTCTGACGGTCGCGGGCCGCGTCGCCGACACCGCGATCTACCACAACACGATCGTCGCCAGGCCCGGCGGCGGTTCGCACCGCCCGGCGGCGGTGAAGCTGATGGACGGGCTGACCGGCGTCACGCTGCGGAACAACCTCCTGCTCTCGCAGAGCGGCGGGGCCGCGCTCAGCGCGCCCGACTTCACCACCGAGCAGGTGCTGCTGCGGGGCAACGCGTACTTCCGCGCCGGGGGAGGGGCCACGTTCGAGTGGGGCGGCGCCGAGTACCGGTCGCTCGCGGACTGGCGGAAAGCCACCGGCGAGGAGAAGTACGACACCGGTCTCGACGTCGACCCGAAGCTGCAGGACGCGTCGGCGACCCCACGGGTCACCGACCCGGCGCGGATCACCGACGTGGCCCAGTTCGCGCTGGCCGGCGACTCGCCGGCCGCAGGGGTCGGGGAGAACCTGGACCTCGCCGACGACACCGTCGACTACTTCGGCGCGGTCCTCGCCGACCGGCCGGTGAGCATCGGTGCGGCCCAACCGGCCTCCGTGCCGTCACCGGCCCGTCCGGCCGCCGACCGCGGCCGGCTCTGGGCCGTGGCGTTCACGCTGCTGACGCTCGTCGGGCTGACCGTGCTGACCGCGGTGGTCCGGCGCCGCCGCCGTCCACCGCCACCGGTGGCGCCGGAGACGATCCGCGTACCGTCGTCGCGAGTGGACTGA